From the genome of Verrucomicrobiia bacterium, one region includes:
- a CDS encoding NADH-quinone oxidoreductase subunit M, protein MDHLLSWIIFTPLLGALVIAFIPKTAVSKIQAVAVAATAVVLGLSVAGLLKFDAANPGFQLMEKASWIPQFDVHYLLGTDGISFPMVFLTALMSLLACVASFSIHDRHKEYFILYLLLETGMMGTFLSLDLFLFYVFWEVVLVPMYFLIGIWGGPRKEYAAIKFFLYTLAGSLFMLLGILALYFNSNPHTFNMMELTSQHFSFGFQKIVFLAFFLGFAIKVPVFPFHTWLPDAHVEAPTPISVILAGVLLKMGTYGFFRFNYPLFPEAAKWFQPAMLVLAVIGIVYGGFVAFAQSDFKKMVAYSSVSHMGFVLLGIAALNAHGFRGAMLQMFNHGTITGGLFLLVGVLYDRAHTRDMTAFGGLSAKVPVYSGILIFFSMASLGLPGLSGFIGEFLSLLGAYQYNKWMTGASCIGIILAAAYLLYMIQRVLLGPLNTKWASLKEINGRELFTLVPLMIFIVILGVYPSAVLKYMVPTLDALLTRVGGLVP, encoded by the coding sequence ATGGACCATTTACTCTCGTGGATTATTTTCACGCCGCTTCTCGGCGCGCTGGTGATTGCCTTCATTCCGAAAACCGCGGTCTCCAAAATCCAGGCGGTCGCGGTCGCTGCCACGGCGGTTGTCCTGGGACTGAGCGTCGCGGGCCTGCTCAAATTCGACGCCGCGAATCCCGGCTTCCAGCTCATGGAAAAGGCCTCGTGGATCCCGCAATTCGACGTCCATTACCTGCTCGGCACCGACGGCATCAGCTTCCCCATGGTGTTCCTGACGGCCCTCATGTCGCTCCTGGCCTGCGTGGCGTCCTTCAGCATTCATGACCGCCACAAGGAATACTTCATCCTGTATCTCCTGCTCGAAACCGGCATGATGGGCACGTTCCTCTCACTCGACCTTTTCCTCTTCTACGTTTTCTGGGAAGTGGTGCTGGTTCCGATGTATTTCCTCATCGGGATCTGGGGCGGGCCGCGCAAGGAATACGCCGCGATCAAGTTCTTCCTTTATACGCTGGCCGGAAGCCTGTTCATGCTGCTCGGCATCCTGGCGCTTTATTTCAATTCGAACCCGCACACCTTCAACATGATGGAACTCACCTCGCAGCATTTTTCGTTCGGGTTCCAGAAAATCGTGTTCCTCGCCTTCTTCCTCGGCTTCGCGATCAAGGTGCCGGTGTTCCCCTTCCATACCTGGCTGCCGGACGCGCACGTGGAAGCGCCCACGCCCATCAGCGTGATTCTGGCCGGCGTGCTGCTGAAGATGGGAACTTACGGTTTCTTCCGTTTCAATTACCCGCTGTTTCCCGAAGCCGCGAAATGGTTCCAGCCCGCGATGCTCGTTCTTGCCGTCATCGGCATCGTCTACGGCGGGTTCGTGGCCTTTGCGCAAAGTGATTTCAAAAAAATGGTCGCGTATTCGAGCGTGAGCCACATGGGCTTTGTGCTGCTGGGGATCGCGGCGCTGAACGCGCACGGCTTCCGCGGCGCCATGCTGCAGATGTTCAATCACGGCACGATTACAGGCGGGCTCTTCCTCCTGGTCGGCGTGCTCTACGACCGCGCGCACACGCGCGACATGACGGCTTTCGGCGGACTCTCCGCCAAAGTGCCGGTGTATTCGGGCATTCTGATTTTCTTTTCCATGGCAAGCCTCGGGCTTCCGGGTCTCAGCGGGTTCATCGGGGAGTTCCTCTCGCTGCTGGGCGCGTATCAATACAACAAATGGATGACGGGCGCTTCCTGCATCGGCATCATCCTGGCCGCGGCCTATCTGCTGTACATGATCCAGCGCGTGCTGCTCGGCCCTCTCAACACGAAATGGGCAAGCTTGAAAGAAATCAACGGCCGCGAGCTTTTCACGCTCGTGCCGCTCATGATCTTCATCGTGATTCTCGGGGTTTATCCCAGCGCCGTGCTGAAGTACATGGTGCCCACGCTGGATGCGCTGCTCACCCGCGTCGGAGGGCTTGTTCCTTGA
- a CDS encoding NADH-quinone oxidoreductase subunit N has protein sequence MSLVQSLSYFKAEIALLIGAFVVLFMDFAVRDKKAIGITALVALGVSALFLRMPSEPLPLFNGFFMLDPLTHFFRITALAITAVGVLISLRYEDLPKPYLAEYYALLLFSGFGLILMAAANNLLMIFLAIESVSLVSYLLTGFLKSDKKSKEASLKYLLFGSVASGLMLYGMSILYGLSGSIELDLIRGRIANPAYSGFVFVAMMLVLGGIGFKISMAPFHLWAPDVYEGAPTPFTAFLTVGPKAAGFALLIRVLSTSFPDFFASWTQVILLLSVITMTLGNVIAIAQDNIKRLLAYSSIAQAGYILMGIAVFTDTGLQAVLLYLAAYAFTNLGAFAVVLAVTQDSGSDQLSSFAGLGKRSPMLAASMTIFLLSLAGIPPLAGFMGKFMVFAGTIQKGYIVLAVAAAINSAIAAFYYFKVVRQMYLVPAENEKPLAQPLSLSFALYLMLAGTIALGLVPMPLLSVLHSIIPLS, from the coding sequence TTGAGCCTCGTCCAAAGCCTTTCCTACTTCAAAGCCGAGATCGCGCTTCTGATCGGAGCCTTCGTCGTGCTGTTCATGGATTTCGCGGTGCGCGACAAAAAAGCCATCGGCATTACGGCCTTGGTGGCGCTCGGCGTCTCCGCGCTTTTCCTGCGGATGCCTTCCGAGCCCCTGCCGCTTTTCAACGGCTTTTTCATGCTCGATCCGCTCACGCACTTTTTCCGCATCACGGCGCTCGCCATCACTGCGGTGGGTGTCCTGATTTCGCTTCGCTACGAAGACCTGCCCAAGCCTTATCTCGCGGAATATTATGCCCTGCTGCTTTTCAGCGGCTTCGGCCTGATCCTCATGGCCGCGGCCAACAACCTGCTCATGATCTTCCTGGCCATCGAATCCGTGTCGCTCGTCTCTTACCTGCTCACGGGATTTTTGAAGAGCGACAAGAAATCCAAGGAAGCGAGCCTGAAGTATCTGCTGTTCGGAAGCGTGGCCTCGGGCCTCATGCTCTACGGCATGTCCATCCTGTACGGGCTTTCCGGTTCGATTGAGCTGGACCTCATCCGCGGCAGGATTGCGAACCCGGCTTATTCCGGCTTTGTGTTCGTGGCCATGATGCTGGTGCTGGGCGGGATCGGCTTCAAGATCTCCATGGCGCCGTTCCATCTCTGGGCGCCGGACGTTTACGAAGGCGCGCCCACGCCGTTCACGGCTTTCCTCACCGTGGGCCCGAAAGCCGCGGGATTCGCGCTGCTGATCCGCGTGCTCTCCACTTCTTTTCCAGACTTCTTCGCGAGCTGGACGCAGGTCATCCTGCTGCTGTCGGTGATCACCATGACGCTTGGCAACGTCATCGCGATCGCGCAGGACAACATCAAACGCCTTCTCGCCTACTCGAGCATTGCCCAGGCGGGTTACATCCTCATGGGAATCGCGGTTTTCACGGATACGGGCCTGCAGGCCGTGCTGCTTTATCTCGCCGCGTACGCGTTCACGAATCTCGGCGCCTTTGCCGTGGTGCTCGCCGTCACGCAAGACAGCGGCAGCGACCAGCTCAGCTCCTTCGCGGGACTCGGAAAGCGCTCGCCGATGCTCGCGGCCAGCATGACGATTTTCCTGCTCTCACTGGCGGGGATTCCGCCTCTGGCGGGATTCATGGGGAAATTCATGGTGTTCGCGGGGACGATCCAGAAAGGCTATATCGTGCTTGCCGTCGCGGCCGCCATCAACAGCGCCATCGCAGCCTTTTACTATTTCAAAGTGGTCCGCCAGATGTACCTCGTTCCGGCGGAAAACGAAAAGCCGCTCGCTCAGCCTCTCTCGCTGAGCTTCGCCCTGTACCTCATGCTCGCGGGAACGATCGCGCTCGGCCTCGTGCCCATGCCGCTCCTGTCCGTCCTTCATTCGATCATCCCGCTTTCCTGA